A section of the Verrucomicrobium sp. GAS474 genome encodes:
- a CDS encoding alpha-mannosidase, protein MQIHLISNAHLDPVWLWDWREGLNEGLITVRTILDLMDEDKDLTFIRGESLIYEHIEETDPATFRRIARYVKAGRWDVVGGTYIQPDTNLAGAETLARHFTRGLRYFESRFGVRPTVAWQADSFGHTAGLPEIFAAAGIDSFAFTRPDDKVLKLEEPAFWWEGAGGARILAYRPLVGWYGSEHDEMPRRLDSLLAAAKTSRIENAACFYGLGNHGGGPCRRQLADIRAWAKAHPEVQVFHSGLHRFFGALRQEIQGRKLVLPTRRGELNYCLRGCYSSVAKLKFPYRRAESLLNRAEKTDSVIAALARRSGADLSRAWDGVLFNSFHDILPGSSIERAMDDQIAWIGGVLHESQRVELRALNGLTARVDTRVAAPAEGHPSGVAFLAWNPHPWPFVGHVEAEACLDYRPIFPYQNRAAEVPLQVLGHNGAAVSFQEVTTENRSIVDLPWRKRVVVPVTLPAFGWNVLEMGWVEGKRRLAKTPESGKARGETTPGRAAIDNGIYRLEAAMGARTIRLLHKGKEVFARGGFAASVFDDVWGSWGGMREEAESIHLDQVREEWEVTGLELLESGPERALLWICLSGARSRIELSCSLYRGDEKVDVSARVLWNERSARLKLLFPVGDTAEFEVPGASVVRGPSGEVPGGRWFRVPEKGGEGFGFVSDALYNFDGLDGRIGATVVRASRYADDVPTPASDKPWLPAVDAGELKFRFVLASGRADLPRLSRELEQPPLVTIAPPGKGTLHRKGSLAALHPSSLDLLALKRAEDGKGFVLRVQARAGRSVEARLEWLGEKIALGPIAGGGIATFLLIRGAKGWKAANVDIAERPAKRSASRRR, encoded by the coding sequence ATGCAAATCCATCTGATTTCCAACGCGCATCTCGATCCTGTCTGGCTGTGGGATTGGAGGGAGGGGCTCAATGAAGGGCTCATCACCGTGAGGACGATCCTCGACTTGATGGACGAGGACAAAGACCTGACGTTCATTCGCGGCGAGTCCTTGATCTACGAGCACATCGAGGAAACCGATCCGGCGACTTTCCGCCGCATTGCCCGTTATGTGAAGGCGGGCCGTTGGGACGTGGTCGGTGGGACCTATATCCAGCCCGACACGAACCTCGCCGGGGCCGAGACGCTGGCGCGGCATTTCACGCGTGGCCTCCGCTACTTTGAGTCGCGCTTCGGAGTGCGGCCGACGGTGGCGTGGCAGGCCGATTCCTTCGGCCACACGGCGGGCCTGCCCGAGATCTTCGCCGCCGCCGGAATCGATTCCTTCGCCTTCACCCGTCCCGACGACAAGGTGCTGAAGCTGGAGGAGCCCGCCTTCTGGTGGGAGGGCGCCGGTGGGGCCCGTATTCTCGCCTATCGGCCGTTGGTCGGCTGGTACGGGTCCGAACACGACGAGATGCCTCGCCGCCTCGACAGCCTCCTCGCCGCCGCCAAGACCAGCCGTATCGAGAACGCGGCTTGCTTCTACGGCCTCGGGAACCACGGCGGCGGCCCTTGCCGTCGCCAGCTTGCCGACATCCGCGCGTGGGCGAAGGCCCATCCCGAAGTGCAGGTGTTCCATTCCGGCCTCCACCGCTTCTTCGGAGCATTGCGGCAAGAGATCCAGGGCAGGAAGCTGGTGCTGCCGACGCGGCGCGGAGAGCTGAACTACTGTCTGCGAGGCTGTTACTCGTCGGTCGCGAAGCTGAAGTTCCCTTACCGGCGGGCCGAGAGCCTCCTCAACCGCGCGGAAAAGACCGATTCCGTGATCGCCGCCCTCGCGCGACGGTCGGGTGCCGATCTTTCCCGGGCCTGGGACGGGGTGCTCTTCAATTCATTCCATGACATCCTTCCCGGATCGAGCATCGAACGGGCCATGGACGACCAGATCGCCTGGATTGGCGGCGTGCTTCACGAAAGTCAGCGGGTCGAACTTCGGGCTCTCAACGGACTGACGGCCCGCGTCGACACTCGGGTCGCGGCTCCCGCCGAGGGACATCCTTCCGGCGTGGCCTTCCTGGCATGGAACCCCCATCCCTGGCCGTTTGTCGGCCACGTCGAGGCCGAGGCCTGTCTCGATTACCGACCGATTTTCCCCTACCAGAATCGGGCCGCAGAGGTCCCCCTCCAGGTGCTGGGTCACAATGGGGCGGCGGTCTCTTTTCAGGAGGTGACGACGGAAAACCGGAGCATCGTCGACCTGCCGTGGCGGAAGCGGGTCGTCGTTCCGGTCACCCTTCCGGCCTTCGGATGGAACGTCCTCGAAATGGGATGGGTCGAAGGGAAGCGCCGCCTCGCCAAAACGCCCGAGTCGGGCAAGGCGCGCGGCGAAACCACGCCAGGCCGGGCCGCCATCGATAACGGAATCTACAGGTTGGAGGCTGCGATGGGTGCCCGCACGATCCGGCTTCTCCACAAGGGGAAGGAGGTCTTCGCGCGCGGGGGCTTCGCGGCCTCGGTGTTCGACGATGTCTGGGGCTCTTGGGGCGGAATGAGGGAAGAGGCCGAGTCGATTCATTTGGATCAGGTTCGGGAAGAGTGGGAGGTGACCGGCCTCGAACTGCTTGAATCGGGCCCGGAGCGGGCTCTTTTATGGATCTGTCTCTCCGGAGCGCGTTCCCGCATCGAGCTTTCGTGCTCCCTCTACCGTGGGGACGAGAAGGTCGATGTCTCTGCCCGGGTGCTTTGGAACGAGAGGTCCGCTCGCCTCAAGCTCCTCTTCCCGGTCGGCGACACCGCCGAATTCGAGGTACCCGGCGCCTCGGTCGTCCGCGGTCCGAGCGGCGAAGTGCCGGGAGGGCGCTGGTTCCGCGTGCCGGAAAAGGGTGGGGAGGGGTTCGGCTTCGTGAGTGACGCGCTTTACAATTTCGACGGCCTGGATGGGCGGATCGGCGCGACAGTCGTTCGCGCCAGCCGCTATGCGGACGACGTCCCGACGCCGGCCTCGGACAAGCCCTGGCTTCCTGCCGTCGATGCGGGCGAATTGAAGTTCCGCTTCGTGCTGGCATCCGGCCGTGCCGACTTGCCCCGCCTCTCCCGAGAGCTGGAGCAACCTCCCTTGGTCACGATCGCGCCTCCGGGGAAGGGGACACTGCACCGGAAGGGGTCACTTGCCGCGCTTCATCCCTCCTCGCTCGATCTCTTGGCTCTCAAGCGTGCGGAAGACGGAAAAGGTTTCGTTCTGCGAGTGCAGGCCCGCGCCGGAAGGAGCGTTGAGGCCCGCCTTGAGTGGCTCGGGGAGAAGATCGCCCTCGGCCCTATCGCCGGGGGAGGGATCGCAACCTTCCTCCTGATTCGGGGAGCGAAAGGCTGGAAAGCGGCGAACGTCGATATTGCCGAGCGTCCTGCCAAACGCTCCGCCAGCAGACGCCGTTGA
- a CDS encoding glycosyl hydrolase family 28 protein encodes MPSPSSFVFTPQDFGAKADGATHDTAAIQAAVEAAHRARGTVLFPPGRYLSGTIHLRSHIQFELGYGAVLIGSLEREAYQRIPETGVPVEGQDSACWYSLLLGHGLDGVVITGRGTLNGNGSRLCEAFAHHYPPVGPQKKIDEKYRPLLINLVECRRCEVSGLTLEEGASWMQSYSRCVDLRLENLRVEGISAWNNDGLDLCDSREVVIRGCHINAADDGICLKSTHLPVEDVVISDCVVRSSASGIKCGTASSQGFRNISISNVVIFDTARSGITLQVVDGGTLEQVAVSNVTMRNVGNAIYLRLGDRSRRNAAHRNVGALRQVTISNVVAEVTGFDADAGYPFRAPRHEPRLNPLPSAIVGLPDAKIEAITLSNIRLLYRGGLHAPESILTPGNEVPESRADYPEYDQFGELPAWGFYLRHASDIVFRDVRARLEGEDVRPGLVQDDVEGFEVKGCRFEGNEVLTTA; translated from the coding sequence ATGCCCTCCCCCTCCTCTTTCGTCTTCACTCCCCAGGACTTCGGCGCCAAGGCCGACGGCGCGACGCACGACACCGCCGCGATCCAGGCCGCCGTCGAGGCGGCCCATCGGGCGCGGGGCACCGTCCTCTTTCCGCCGGGCCGCTATCTCTCCGGGACGATCCATCTGCGAAGCCACATCCAGTTCGAGCTCGGGTATGGTGCCGTGCTTATCGGAAGCCTCGAGAGAGAGGCCTATCAGCGCATTCCCGAGACCGGCGTCCCGGTCGAGGGCCAGGATTCCGCCTGCTGGTATTCCCTCCTCCTGGGCCACGGCCTAGATGGTGTCGTGATCACGGGCCGGGGGACACTGAACGGCAACGGCTCCCGCCTTTGCGAGGCTTTTGCCCACCACTATCCCCCGGTCGGCCCCCAGAAAAAGATCGACGAAAAATACCGCCCCCTTCTCATCAATCTCGTCGAGTGCCGCCGTTGCGAGGTTTCCGGTCTGACCCTCGAGGAGGGGGCCTCCTGGATGCAGAGCTATTCCCGGTGCGTCGATCTGCGGCTAGAAAATCTCCGGGTCGAGGGAATCTCCGCGTGGAACAACGACGGCCTCGACCTGTGCGACTCCCGCGAGGTCGTGATTCGGGGCTGTCACATCAACGCCGCCGACGATGGCATCTGCCTCAAGTCGACGCACCTCCCCGTCGAGGATGTCGTCATCTCCGACTGCGTCGTCCGGAGCAGCGCCAGCGGGATCAAGTGCGGCACCGCCTCGAGCCAGGGCTTCCGCAACATTTCGATCTCGAACGTGGTGATCTTCGACACCGCCCGTTCCGGCATCACCCTCCAGGTCGTCGACGGCGGGACGCTCGAGCAGGTCGCCGTCTCGAACGTCACCATGCGCAACGTCGGGAACGCGATCTACCTCCGCCTCGGCGACCGGAGCCGCCGCAACGCCGCCCACCGGAACGTCGGGGCCCTCCGGCAGGTGACGATCTCCAATGTCGTCGCCGAGGTCACCGGGTTCGATGCCGACGCCGGCTATCCATTCCGCGCCCCCCGGCACGAACCTCGGCTGAATCCCCTGCCCAGCGCGATCGTCGGCCTCCCCGACGCGAAGATCGAGGCAATCACGCTCAGCAATATCCGCCTGCTCTACCGAGGCGGTCTCCACGCCCCCGAGTCGATCCTGACTCCCGGCAACGAGGTGCCCGAGAGTCGGGCCGACTATCCCGAGTATGACCAGTTCGGCGAGCTTCCCGCCTGGGGCTTTTACCTCCGTCACGCCAGCGACATCGTCTTCCGCGATGTGCGGGCGCGGCTCGAGGGGGAGGATGTTCGTCCCGGCCTCGTCCAGGATGATGTCGAAGGGTTCGAGGTGAAGGGGTGCCGATTCGAGGGCAACGAGGTTCTCACTACCGCCTGA
- a CDS encoding DUF4886 domain-containing protein — protein MKRLHLAVLFLFLVRIECPAQETGSAPETLKILTLGNSFAWNATEYLPRLAEAAGKRVVVFPANLSNCSLEEHASYLRAYKADPNDPKGRPYTNFNSPGREKMSLPEALRSDAWDVVTLQQASALSFKPESYEPYASELIAAIHKDAPRARIVVFETWAYREDFPGFAGSGFTQQAMFEGLASAYHDLAARNKLPLIPVGSAFQKARHDPHWTFVFPDPAFDYKNPVEDSLPAQPGTINVGWSWERDGTKKVFRLDPKHCNTAGKYLAGATFFETLFGEDVRANTFAPSELPPEDGARLRELAHEAVTEEAKQGRLAEATP, from the coding sequence ATGAAACGACTCCATCTCGCCGTTCTCTTCCTATTCCTCGTCCGAATCGAATGCCCTGCCCAAGAAACCGGCAGTGCTCCGGAAACACTCAAGATCCTTACCCTGGGAAACAGCTTCGCGTGGAACGCTACCGAATATCTGCCCCGGCTGGCCGAGGCGGCGGGGAAACGCGTCGTCGTCTTTCCGGCGAATCTCTCGAACTGCTCCCTCGAAGAGCACGCGTCCTACCTGCGCGCCTACAAAGCCGATCCCAACGACCCGAAGGGAAGGCCCTACACGAATTTCAATTCGCCGGGCCGCGAAAAAATGAGCCTGCCCGAGGCGCTCCGGTCCGACGCCTGGGATGTCGTCACGCTCCAGCAGGCAAGCGCGCTCAGCTTCAAGCCGGAAAGCTACGAGCCTTATGCCTCCGAGCTGATCGCCGCCATCCACAAGGATGCGCCCCGGGCCCGCATCGTGGTCTTCGAGACGTGGGCCTATCGCGAGGATTTTCCCGGCTTCGCGGGCAGCGGGTTCACCCAGCAAGCCATGTTCGAGGGCCTCGCCTCGGCCTACCACGATCTCGCGGCCCGGAACAAGCTTCCGCTGATCCCCGTGGGGAGCGCCTTCCAGAAGGCGCGCCACGATCCGCACTGGACGTTCGTCTTCCCCGATCCCGCCTTCGACTACAAGAACCCGGTTGAGGATTCCCTCCCGGCGCAACCCGGCACGATCAACGTCGGCTGGTCGTGGGAGCGGGACGGCACCAAGAAAGTCTTCCGCCTCGATCCGAAGCACTGCAATACGGCGGGGAAATACCTCGCCGGAGCAACGTTCTTCGAGACGCTCTTCGGCGAGGACGTGCGGGCAAACACCTTCGCCCCCTCCGAGCTGCCCCCGGAAGACGGCGCGCGGCTTCGGGAGCTGGCTCACGAAGCCGTGACCGAGGAGGCCAAACAAGGCCGTCTGGCCGAAGCGACACCGTAA
- a CDS encoding AraC family transcriptional regulator has product MIETADLRHLQWKQDFKADMLIVAYHFPDHDPEELPHDHDFVELQICVGGKGRQQTAADDFVFSRGKAMVISPGAWHRHYDNKRMDVYVCCFEAKLLMHELLWTLDDPILNLLLWQRFANKGGGLSVLTLDDALLEKCIPALDALVALGENHDPSEKAMRLGNLIVILAHLAKGKLEREVKPTVPAIHVAVRRCLSLMEEHLAEPWTAEGLSEKLNINVSYLGRLFKSMLGVSPMAYLSHMRMERAARLLSQTDRRISEVASDVGWPDPNYFARRFRLYFGISASEYRARQIRHAAEAKANPDDVLFGWSVPEAVSRLDGGKGKAVRVRGPIEA; this is encoded by the coding sequence ATGATCGAAACCGCCGATCTGCGGCATCTGCAATGGAAGCAGGACTTCAAGGCCGACATGTTGATCGTGGCATACCACTTCCCCGACCACGATCCCGAGGAGCTCCCGCACGATCACGACTTCGTCGAGCTCCAGATCTGTGTCGGCGGGAAGGGCCGACAACAGACTGCCGCGGACGATTTCGTATTCAGCCGCGGGAAAGCGATGGTCATCAGTCCCGGGGCTTGGCACCGCCACTACGACAACAAACGGATGGACGTCTACGTCTGCTGCTTCGAGGCGAAGCTGCTGATGCACGAGCTCCTTTGGACCCTCGACGATCCGATCCTCAATCTCCTCCTCTGGCAGCGTTTCGCGAACAAGGGGGGCGGCCTTTCCGTCCTCACGCTCGACGACGCGCTGCTGGAGAAATGCATCCCGGCGCTCGACGCGCTTGTCGCTCTCGGCGAAAATCACGACCCTTCCGAAAAGGCGATGCGCCTGGGAAACCTCATCGTGATCCTGGCCCATCTCGCCAAGGGGAAGCTCGAGAGGGAGGTGAAGCCGACCGTGCCCGCCATCCACGTCGCCGTGCGGCGGTGCCTGTCCCTCATGGAGGAGCATCTCGCCGAGCCCTGGACCGCCGAGGGGCTCTCGGAAAAACTCAACATCAACGTCTCCTATCTCGGACGACTCTTCAAGTCGATGCTCGGCGTCTCTCCGATGGCCTACCTCTCCCACATGCGGATGGAGCGGGCGGCCAGGCTCCTGAGCCAGACCGATCGCCGCATTTCCGAAGTGGCGAGCGATGTCGGTTGGCCCGACCCGAATTATTTCGCCCGGCGTTTCCGGCTCTACTTCGGCATCTCGGCGAGCGAGTATCGCGCCAGGCAGATACGCCATGCCGCCGAGGCGAAGGCCAACCCCGACGACGTCCTCTTCGGCTGGTCTGTTCCCGAAGCCGTCTCCCGCCTCGATGGAGGAAAAGGCAAGGCAGTCCGCGTCCGCGGCCCCATCGAGGCCTGA
- a CDS encoding sialate O-acetylesterase: MRIETGLSEGQVLQRRGKRGATVVLKGITTSSTPSRVTATLFEGHQTLAGWRNRVVGRAAKGNFSACLPEIPAGGPYRLELRTGKETARIASLFVGDLWLLAGQSNMEGSANRSGAALPDPRIRAFSMRREWRLAEEPLHVKAESPDSCHCAAQCTPAQGEALRRKESKGVGPALHFAREMLRRTGVPQGLVCTAHGGTSMQQWEPFRKNGKGISLYGSFLLSAKAAGPIFSGLLWYQGESDANPVDEPLYTGRMRKLVAATRRDLRQPRLPWIIVQLGRHIRPHTPAEAAAWNGVQEQQRLLPGKITALEVVAAIDLPLDDTIHIGADGVAKLGDRLARAADRLALGNRREPLPPRLRSIGEPRLLRESFSRVIDVTFENVPGGLRALGEPSGFTLVASDGNECPGAYRTSLRGNTARVHIPADAPPGLRLSYGYGKRPACNLTDERNMALPVFGPLPFGRPAAYLPFITEWRTSGIVSSELPLGRIARPQVGGENIRRYEGGTGGFVNEHVLWQGRSGQAYFASRMDLPELMRLEILAGYDGPFRLWIGDAPAFGDLAGINPCFPDKGRKEIVLAPGLHELTVAMDLNHGLAWGFYLRFRRLDVSAAQIASGQYSRPTYLP, translated from the coding sequence ATGCGTATCGAAACCGGACTTTCGGAGGGGCAGGTCCTCCAGCGCAGGGGGAAGCGGGGGGCGACGGTCGTTCTGAAGGGGATCACGACTTCCTCCACCCCTTCCCGTGTCACTGCGACGCTCTTCGAGGGGCACCAAACCCTTGCGGGCTGGAGGAACCGCGTGGTGGGACGGGCGGCAAAAGGGAACTTCTCGGCGTGCCTCCCGGAGATTCCGGCAGGCGGTCCCTACCGCCTCGAGCTTCGCACGGGGAAGGAAACGGCGCGCATCGCCTCGCTCTTTGTCGGCGATCTCTGGCTCCTTGCCGGGCAGAGCAACATGGAGGGAAGCGCCAACCGCTCCGGCGCCGCCCTGCCCGATCCCCGTATCCGGGCCTTCTCGATGCGCCGCGAGTGGCGCCTCGCCGAGGAGCCGCTCCACGTGAAGGCCGAGTCTCCCGACTCCTGCCATTGCGCCGCGCAATGCACCCCCGCCCAGGGCGAGGCGCTTCGCCGGAAAGAGTCGAAAGGCGTCGGACCCGCGCTCCACTTCGCACGCGAGATGTTGCGAAGGACCGGCGTGCCGCAAGGTCTCGTCTGCACCGCCCACGGCGGCACCTCGATGCAGCAGTGGGAGCCGTTCCGGAAGAACGGGAAAGGGATCTCCCTCTACGGCTCCTTCCTCCTCTCGGCGAAGGCGGCCGGGCCGATTTTCTCCGGCCTCCTTTGGTATCAGGGCGAGAGCGATGCCAACCCGGTAGACGAACCGCTTTATACAGGGCGGATGCGGAAGCTCGTCGCAGCGACCCGTCGCGATCTGCGCCAGCCGCGCCTGCCGTGGATCATCGTCCAGTTGGGCCGCCACATCCGTCCTCATACTCCTGCTGAGGCCGCCGCGTGGAACGGGGTGCAGGAGCAGCAACGCCTTCTGCCCGGGAAGATCACTGCTCTCGAGGTCGTCGCGGCCATCGACCTTCCACTGGACGATACGATTCATATTGGGGCCGACGGTGTCGCCAAGCTCGGCGACCGCCTCGCACGGGCCGCGGACCGCCTTGCGCTCGGCAACCGCCGGGAGCCGCTTCCACCCCGTCTCCGCTCGATCGGGGAACCGCGTCTCCTGCGGGAATCGTTTTCCCGGGTCATCGACGTCACGTTCGAGAACGTCCCCGGCGGCCTCCGTGCGTTGGGAGAACCGTCGGGCTTCACCCTCGTCGCCTCCGACGGGAACGAATGCCCCGGCGCCTACCGGACATCGCTGCGCGGCAACACGGCCCGCGTCCACATTCCCGCCGACGCCCCACCCGGCCTTCGTCTCTCCTACGGCTACGGGAAACGTCCCGCGTGCAACCTGACCGACGAGCGGAACATGGCGCTCCCCGTCTTCGGGCCGCTTCCTTTCGGGCGCCCCGCCGCCTACCTTCCCTTCATCACGGAGTGGCGGACCAGCGGGATCGTTTCGTCCGAACTGCCGCTCGGCAGGATCGCCCGCCCCCAGGTGGGCGGAGAAAACATCCGGCGATACGAAGGCGGGACGGGCGGCTTCGTCAACGAACACGTCCTCTGGCAGGGAAGGAGCGGGCAGGCCTACTTCGCTTCCCGGATGGATCTTCCCGAGTTGATGCGGCTCGAGATCCTGGCGGGCTATGACGGGCCGTTCCGGCTCTGGATCGGGGACGCGCCGGCGTTCGGCGACCTCGCTGGGATCAACCCATGCTTCCCCGACAAAGGGAGAAAAGAAATCGTCCTCGCCCCCGGCCTCCATGAGCTGACCGTGGCGATGGACCTCAACCACGGCCTGGCTTGGGGGTTCTATCTCCGTTTCCGCCGCCTCGACGTCTCTGCGGCGCAGATCGCCTCCGGCCAATACTCCCGTCCCACCTACCTTCCTTGA
- a CDS encoding AraC family transcriptional regulator has product MLTYLASGERSYDRAPQKPWPRESWELMSVTSGKIRLSLDNKIETARGRTLWVIPPGLRHSWLGDKGRSAEIVVFHLDHLAAPIGDWVKRHGWIALDLTSENCARLQELHRQAEPEWLRPGVLTSLRWSRLGLDLAILIGELAHLTPFEERKLPGTTVEKAMTIFSEHLNEGWTLDQVSAALAISSVHLRRLFRQVLQSNPQQVFENIRLTRAKNLMMLHDVKLEEVAVECGYQNGAILSRAFKRRFRVSPSAWKGKSNRGRKPLSLS; this is encoded by the coding sequence ATGCTCACCTACCTTGCCTCCGGAGAACGGAGTTACGATCGCGCCCCCCAGAAACCGTGGCCCAGGGAATCGTGGGAATTGATGTCGGTGACCAGCGGCAAGATCCGCCTCTCCCTCGACAACAAGATCGAAACCGCGCGCGGGCGGACCCTCTGGGTGATCCCTCCCGGCTTGCGCCATTCCTGGCTCGGGGACAAGGGACGGAGCGCCGAGATCGTCGTCTTCCACCTCGACCACCTGGCGGCCCCGATCGGCGATTGGGTGAAGCGGCACGGCTGGATCGCCCTCGACCTTACCTCGGAAAACTGCGCCCGCCTCCAGGAGCTCCACCGGCAGGCGGAGCCCGAGTGGCTCCGCCCCGGCGTCCTCACCTCGCTCCGCTGGTCGCGCCTCGGCCTCGATCTCGCGATCCTCATCGGCGAATTGGCCCATCTCACCCCGTTCGAGGAGAGGAAGCTCCCCGGCACCACCGTCGAGAAGGCGATGACGATCTTCTCCGAGCACCTCAACGAGGGGTGGACCCTCGATCAGGTCAGCGCCGCCCTTGCGATCTCCTCCGTCCACCTGCGCCGCCTCTTCCGGCAGGTGCTGCAATCAAATCCCCAGCAGGTCTTCGAGAATATCCGCCTCACCCGGGCGAAGAATTTAATGATGCTCCACGACGTGAAGCTCGAGGAGGTCGCCGTGGAATGCGGCTACCAGAACGGGGCGATCCTCTCCCGCGCGTTCAAGCGCCGCTTCCGCGTCTCCCCGAGCGCCTGGAAAGGGAAGTCGAACCGGGGGCGCAAGCCCCTCTCCCTTTCCTAA
- a CDS encoding sodium:proline symporter gives MSTLDWIITFAPVLLVLAVGLYCRRHVRSVADFMSGGRLADRYLLSIAQGELQAGAVMFVAGFEVISHAGFVLGWWAWIAWPISFAVGISGFVNYRFRETRAMTLAQFFELRYSKSFRLFTGFLGFFAGILNFGIIPAVGARCLAYFLGFPEHVALFGTAVPTYVLLMGLFLSMALFVALTGGLVTVMIINCLEGMISQLFYLIIIAALLTLFDWSQIIAVLERQPPAHSFLNPFDAGGIKDFNVGYVFMGLVVSVYGTMAWQNAAGYQGAALSPHEARMGTVLGSWRSMGKGAVVTLLGICAMTFLAHPDFAGGAAEVAGEIGKIADPKVQGQMTVPIAVSHLLPFGVKGVLCAVLLMGVFGGDATHLHSWGGIFVQDVLVPLRKKPFGPRQHLFALRCSIAGVALFAFLFGAFYRQIDYIIMWWAVTTAIYVGGVGAAIIGGLYWKKGTPEGAWVALLAGSTLSVLGIVARQLNPRFPLNGIEISLGVTGIAIFLYVTVSLLTHREDFNMDRLLHRGAYAKPADPALVPVPVPGKKPWLGRLIGIDETFSKGDKWIAGLLFGWGLMLAGIFLAGTTWNYLAPWPVAAWASFWHVVGIGLPVFLTCVTGIWFTWGGIRGIRRFFFRLHGERANHLDDGTVKDHQNLDERA, from the coding sequence TTGAGCACGCTCGATTGGATCATCACCTTCGCACCGGTCCTCCTCGTCTTGGCGGTCGGCCTCTACTGCCGACGGCATGTCCGCAGCGTCGCCGACTTCATGTCGGGCGGGCGTCTGGCCGACCGGTACCTCCTCTCGATCGCGCAGGGGGAACTTCAAGCCGGTGCCGTCATGTTCGTAGCCGGTTTCGAGGTGATCTCCCACGCCGGGTTCGTCCTCGGGTGGTGGGCCTGGATCGCGTGGCCGATCAGCTTTGCGGTCGGGATCTCGGGGTTCGTCAACTACCGCTTTCGGGAGACCCGGGCAATGACGCTGGCCCAGTTCTTCGAGCTCCGGTACAGTAAATCGTTCCGCCTCTTTACCGGCTTTCTCGGCTTCTTCGCGGGCATCCTCAACTTCGGGATCATCCCCGCCGTTGGGGCGCGGTGCCTCGCCTATTTTCTCGGCTTTCCCGAGCATGTGGCCCTATTCGGAACCGCCGTCCCGACCTACGTCCTCCTCATGGGACTCTTCCTCTCGATGGCGCTCTTCGTCGCCCTGACCGGCGGCCTGGTCACCGTGATGATCATCAATTGCCTCGAGGGGATGATCTCCCAGCTTTTCTACCTGATCATCATCGCGGCGCTGCTCACGCTTTTTGACTGGTCGCAGATCATCGCAGTCTTGGAAAGACAGCCGCCCGCCCATTCCTTCCTCAACCCCTTCGACGCCGGCGGGATCAAGGATTTCAACGTCGGCTACGTCTTCATGGGCCTCGTCGTCAGCGTCTACGGGACGATGGCTTGGCAGAATGCGGCGGGCTACCAGGGGGCGGCTCTCAGCCCCCACGAGGCGCGGATGGGAACGGTGCTGGGCAGCTGGCGAAGCATGGGAAAGGGGGCCGTCGTCACCCTCCTCGGCATCTGCGCGATGACCTTCCTCGCCCATCCCGATTTCGCGGGCGGTGCCGCCGAAGTCGCGGGGGAGATCGGCAAGATCGCCGATCCGAAGGTCCAGGGGCAGATGACCGTGCCGATCGCCGTCTCCCACCTGCTGCCGTTCGGCGTGAAAGGCGTCCTCTGCGCCGTTCTCCTCATGGGTGTCTTCGGGGGTGATGCGACTCATCTCCATTCGTGGGGTGGCATTTTTGTCCAGGACGTCCTCGTTCCGTTACGGAAAAAACCGTTCGGCCCGAGGCAGCACCTCTTCGCCCTCCGCTGCTCGATCGCGGGCGTTGCCCTTTTTGCTTTCCTCTTCGGGGCGTTCTACCGGCAGATCGACTACATCATCATGTGGTGGGCTGTGACGACGGCGATCTACGTCGGTGGCGTCGGCGCGGCGATCATCGGGGGACTCTATTGGAAGAAAGGGACACCGGAGGGTGCCTGGGTCGCCCTGCTCGCGGGATCGACCCTCTCCGTCCTCGGGATCGTCGCCCGGCAGCTGAATCCCCGCTTCCCGCTCAACGGGATCGAGATCTCCCTCGGCGTCACGGGCATCGCGATCTTCCTCTACGTCACCGTCTCCCTTCTCACCCATCGGGAAGACTTCAACATGGACCGCCTCCTCCATCGCGGCGCCTACGCGAAGCCCGCCGACCCCGCGCTGGTTCCCGTGCCGGTGCCGGGAAAGAAGCCCTGGCTCGGGCGGCTGATCGGGATCGACGAGACTTTTTCCAAGGGGGACAAGTGGATCGCCGGGCTTCTCTTCGGCTGGGGACTGATGCTGGCCGGGATCTTCCTGGCGGGGACGACGTGGAACTACCTCGCGCCGTGGCCCGTCGCGGCATGGGCCTCCTTTTGGCATGTCGTTGGCATCGGCCTCCCCGTCTTCCTGACCTGCGTCACCGGCATCTGGTTCACCTGGGGCGGCATCCGAGGCATCCGGCGGTTCTTCTTCCGCCTCCACGGCGAACGCGCCAACCACCTCGACGACGGCACGGTCAAGGACCACCAGAACCTCGACGAGCGCGCCTGA